One genomic segment of bacterium includes these proteins:
- a CDS encoding D-alanyl-D-alanine carboxypeptidase, with the protein MVRKIHLATLLIPLIATIAAVPAQAAGVPSVSAKAAIVIDGVTGQVLYAKNIHDRLPQASTTKMMAGIVALERGTLSDEVQVSKRAADTEGSSMYLEAGERLTFEQLLYGMMLNSGNDATEAVAEYISGDATHFVGLMNQKASTLGLKNTHFVTPHGLPDSNHYSSAYDLAQIARYALSNPAFAEIAATKAFPVPGNKRAPHRTLINHNKLLRYFPGAWGGKTGYTIVAGKCFVGSAKRDGRYVIEALLSAPDCWADAEKLLNYGLDSFTSEPVAAAGQAMGDVKVQGGAQGSVKAVLTEAVALSVPKGGQKPEVTTRVKLEPEIKAPVKAGQSLGTYELREGDRLLASAPLVAALDVPVGGLELGDLGAVFGWFLKGGALSVALFSVFRWQGMRRRGRRKRGKSILGSSNAIHR; encoded by the coding sequence AGGCGGCCGGCGTGCCCTCGGTCTCGGCCAAGGCGGCGATCGTCATCGACGGGGTCACGGGCCAGGTCCTCTACGCCAAGAACATCCACGATCGCTTGCCCCAGGCGAGCACCACCAAGATGATGGCCGGGATCGTGGCGCTCGAGCGCGGTACCCTCAGCGACGAGGTCCAGGTCAGCAAGCGCGCCGCCGACACCGAGGGCTCCAGCATGTACCTGGAGGCGGGCGAACGCCTGACCTTCGAGCAGCTCCTCTACGGCATGATGCTCAACTCGGGCAACGACGCGACCGAGGCGGTGGCCGAGTACATCTCGGGGGACGCCACCCACTTCGTCGGCCTCATGAACCAGAAGGCCTCGACCCTCGGCCTGAAGAACACCCACTTCGTCACCCCGCACGGCCTCCCGGACAGCAATCACTATTCCAGCGCCTACGACTTGGCCCAGATCGCCCGTTACGCCCTCTCCAACCCGGCCTTCGCCGAGATCGCGGCCACCAAGGCCTTCCCGGTGCCCGGCAACAAGCGCGCCCCCCACCGGACGCTCATCAACCACAACAAGCTGTTGCGCTACTTCCCCGGCGCCTGGGGCGGCAAGACCGGCTACACCATTGTGGCGGGCAAGTGCTTCGTCGGCTCGGCCAAGCGTGACGGTCGCTACGTGATCGAGGCCCTCCTCAGCGCGCCGGATTGCTGGGCGGACGCCGAGAAGCTGCTCAACTACGGCCTCGACTCCTTCACCTCGGAGCCCGTCGCGGCCGCAGGCCAGGCGATGGGCGACGTGAAGGTCCAGGGCGGCGCGCAGGGCTCGGTCAAGGCGGTCCTCACCGAGGCCGTCGCCCTCAGCGTCCCCAAGGGCGGCCAGAAGCCCGAGGTGACGACGCGCGTCAAGCTCGAGCCCGAGATCAAGGCGCCGGTGAAGGCCGGGCAGTCGCTCGGGACTTACGAGCTGCGCGAGGGCGATCGCCTGCTGGCCTCGGCGCCCCTGGTCGCGGCCCTCGACGTGCCGGTGGGCGGCCTGGAGCTCGGCGATCTTGGGGCGGTCTTCGGCTGGTTCCTCAAGGGCGGGGCGCTCTCGGTGGCCCTCTTCTCGGTCTTCCGCTGGCAAGGCATGCGCCGCCGGGGCCGTCGCAAGCGCGGGAAGAGCATCCTCGGCTCTTCCAACGCCATCCATCGCTAG
- a CDS encoding NupC/NupG family nucleoside CNT transporter, producing the protein MNKLISFVGIAAILGIAYLLSTNRKAISLRVVGWGLGMQAALAVFVLKTPIGRMIFEKLGAGVTKLLDFSKVGAGFIFGDLVNKMDTFGFIFAFQVLPAIVFVGSLMGVAYYLGIMQFIVSMVAKLMVKTMGTSGAESLSAVGTVFVGQSEAPLLIKPYVPEMTKSELMAVMTGGMATIAGSVMAGYLGMLGSEWAPHLLAASIMGAPAGLVMAKIIVPETEEPKTKGGAKLEIEKTESSIIEAAAKGAGDGMHLAFIVGAMLLAFISLIAMINAGLGLFHTSMETVLGYLFMPLAFLMGVPWHEASTVGSLIGQKIVLNEFVAYSSLSSIIKGQTAGVALSPHATLIATFALCGFANFSSIAINIGCLGGIAPSRRGELAQLGLRAMVGGALASCLTATVAGLLS; encoded by the coding sequence ATGAACAAACTGATCAGTTTCGTCGGGATTGCCGCGATCCTCGGGATTGCCTACCTGCTCTCCACCAACCGCAAGGCCATCAGCCTGAGGGTCGTGGGCTGGGGCCTCGGGATGCAGGCGGCGCTCGCCGTCTTCGTCCTCAAGACGCCCATCGGCCGCATGATCTTCGAGAAGCTGGGGGCGGGCGTCACCAAGCTCCTCGACTTCTCCAAGGTCGGCGCCGGCTTCATCTTCGGCGATCTGGTCAACAAGATGGACACCTTCGGCTTCATCTTCGCCTTCCAGGTCCTGCCCGCCATCGTCTTCGTGGGCAGCCTGATGGGGGTCGCCTACTACCTGGGCATCATGCAGTTCATCGTGAGCATGGTCGCCAAGCTGATGGTCAAGACCATGGGCACCTCGGGGGCCGAGAGCCTCTCGGCGGTGGGTACCGTGTTCGTCGGCCAGTCCGAGGCGCCCCTGCTCATCAAGCCCTACGTCCCCGAGATGACCAAGTCCGAGCTGATGGCGGTCATGACCGGCGGCATGGCGACCATCGCGGGCTCGGTCATGGCGGGCTACCTCGGCATGCTCGGCAGCGAGTGGGCCCCTCACCTCCTGGCCGCCTCGATCATGGGCGCGCCCGCGGGCCTGGTCATGGCCAAGATCATCGTCCCCGAGACCGAGGAGCCCAAGACCAAGGGCGGCGCCAAGCTCGAGATCGAGAAGACCGAGTCCTCGATCATCGAGGCGGCGGCCAAGGGCGCCGGTGACGGCATGCACCTGGCCTTCATCGTGGGTGCCATGCTCCTCGCCTTCATCTCCTTGATCGCCATGATCAACGCGGGCCTGGGGCTCTTCCACACCTCCATGGAGACGGTGCTCGGCTACCTCTTCATGCCCCTGGCCTTCCTGATGGGCGTGCCCTGGCACGAGGCCTCCACGGTGGGCAGCCTCATCGGCCAGAAGATCGTCCTCAACGAGTTCGTCGCCTACTCCAGCCTCTCGTCGATCATCAAGGGCCAGACGGCCGGCGTGGCCCTCAGCCCCCATGCGACCCTGATCGCGACCTTCGCCCTGTGCGGCTTCGCCAACTTCAGCTCCATCGCCATCAACATCGGCTGCCTGGGCGGTATCGCCCCCAGCCGCCGCGGCGAGCTCGCCCAGCTGGGCCTGCGGGCCATGGTCGGCGGCGCGCTGGCCTCCTGCCTCACCGCGACCGTCGCGGGCCTCTTGAGCTAA
- a CDS encoding PAS domain-containing sensor histidine kinase: protein MPTSMNVLAAFLGFEPQAPDAVAEFAARAQRLLGAESATFWRMAGTTLHLEEAWGVSAAEAMAALMGLGQRDDAPQAFPDAGGALLYLPLIAQRQCLGAFLFRVAAMPEGAWHLPLALPAAALALAFSHERLAFREAALGARFERMIDALHLPMIFLDAALRPVSFNKAYRDLHDLAENETFDSLGAMWARISHRYLDPTVVQRLFGAWPHAPLSPPSVEVEFREPREGYYRLVLTPFVDGQGVFSGAVASFYDVTQERRLMRLQADFIESLEERVNERTHELLRANQALTLANQQLRELDRMKSDFISTVSHELRTPLNLIVGFASLLDEGVSGDLNPDHREWVRGVIMGSMRLKGLIDNILDLSHLAAGRFELHCAWVEPRAMLLQAVEELQVHPDAQGKRITLELPPELPTLWASPETLYQQVLMNLAVNALKFTEPGGEIRFTAWVEDGKFALEVTDTGIGIPQEAFGKIFDRFVQVDSSSTRRHGGSGLGLAIAREIVELHGGTIEVKSELGVGSRFCVRLPLSAPTPDPKEEDPCTS, encoded by the coding sequence ATGCCTACTTCCATGAACGTGCTGGCGGCCTTCCTCGGCTTCGAGCCGCAAGCCCCTGACGCCGTCGCGGAGTTCGCCGCGCGTGCGCAGCGCTTGCTGGGGGCCGAGAGCGCGACCTTCTGGCGCATGGCGGGCACCACCCTCCACCTGGAGGAGGCCTGGGGAGTCTCGGCGGCCGAGGCGATGGCGGCGCTGATGGGCCTCGGCCAGCGTGACGACGCGCCGCAGGCCTTCCCTGATGCGGGCGGGGCCCTGCTCTACCTTCCCCTCATCGCTCAGCGCCAGTGCCTGGGGGCCTTCCTGTTCAGGGTCGCCGCCATGCCCGAGGGGGCGTGGCATCTCCCCCTGGCCCTGCCGGCCGCTGCCCTCGCCCTGGCCTTCTCCCACGAGCGGCTCGCTTTTCGCGAGGCGGCGCTCGGTGCGCGCTTCGAGCGCATGATCGACGCCCTCCACCTGCCGATGATCTTCCTGGACGCGGCCCTGCGGCCGGTCTCCTTCAACAAGGCCTACCGCGATCTGCACGATCTGGCCGAGAACGAGACCTTCGATAGCCTGGGGGCCATGTGGGCGCGGATCAGCCATCGCTACCTCGATCCGACCGTCGTGCAGCGCCTCTTCGGGGCCTGGCCTCACGCGCCCCTCTCCCCGCCGAGCGTCGAGGTCGAGTTCCGCGAGCCGCGCGAGGGGTATTATCGCCTGGTCCTGACCCCGTTCGTCGACGGCCAGGGGGTCTTCTCCGGCGCGGTCGCGAGCTTCTACGACGTCACCCAGGAGCGCCGCCTGATGCGCCTGCAGGCCGACTTCATCGAGAGCCTGGAGGAGCGGGTCAACGAGCGCACCCACGAGCTGCTCCGCGCCAACCAGGCTCTCACCCTCGCCAACCAGCAGCTGCGCGAGCTGGACCGCATGAAGAGCGACTTCATCTCCACGGTGAGCCACGAGCTGCGGACCCCGCTCAACTTGATCGTGGGCTTCGCCTCGCTTTTGGACGAAGGGGTGAGCGGCGATCTGAACCCCGACCACCGCGAGTGGGTGCGAGGGGTGATCATGGGCTCCATGCGCCTCAAGGGCCTGATCGACAACATCCTCGACCTCTCGCACCTGGCGGCGGGACGCTTCGAGCTCCACTGCGCCTGGGTCGAACCGCGGGCCATGCTGTTGCAGGCCGTCGAGGAGCTGCAGGTCCACCCGGACGCGCAGGGCAAGCGGATCACCCTCGAGCTGCCTCCCGAGCTGCCCACCCTCTGGGCCTCGCCCGAGACCCTCTACCAGCAGGTTCTGATGAACCTCGCGGTCAACGCGCTCAAGTTCACCGAGCCGGGCGGCGAGATCCGCTTTACCGCCTGGGTCGAGGATGGCAAGTTTGCGCTGGAGGTCACCGATACAGGGATTGGGATTCCGCAAGAGGCGTTCGGCAAGATCTTCGACCGCTTCGTCCAAGTCGACTCCAGCTCGACGCGCCGGCACGGCGGCTCGGGCTTGGGACTTGCGATCGCCCGGGAGATCGTCGAACTGCACGGCGGCACCATCGAGGTGAAGTCCGAGCTCGGCGTCGGCTCCAGGTTCTGCGTTCGCCTGCCGCTTTCGGCCCCCACGCCCGATCCGAAGGAAGAGGATCCATGCACCAGCTAG
- a CDS encoding BON domain-containing protein, with product MKGKEDVANALREAFAKDPLIKAERIRITMLAPDSLALQGEVSTLAEKDEAAFIARQIAPQCEIDNGLVVSVNRLMDDATLARRAEEALVAANLPRTVGVQVQGGLAMLRGSVESRDLVRKARLAVGHVPGIKDVREEHLSVASQQTFEPLGAARTGRSDLTAPGEDLSLVDAISGPDVVNRIEELLANRMDPARADEIRVSADQGIVRLTGFVKTAEELAQAEKLARSVSGVRGVRNLLVSLDGSSGCDEALASEIRLGLTPQRDHASPVDIKVFVVQDTVYLQGVVDFPEQIAQAIAIAKRTPGIAHVYPSLQVSERHFRSGAGPGHAAEDARRQLIEQGLDWDPSRPES from the coding sequence ATGAAAGGCAAGGAAGACGTCGCCAACGCCCTGCGGGAGGCGTTTGCCAAGGACCCGTTGATCAAGGCCGAGCGGATCCGCATCACCATGCTGGCGCCCGATTCCCTGGCCCTCCAGGGCGAGGTCTCGACCCTGGCCGAGAAGGACGAGGCCGCTTTTATCGCGCGCCAGATCGCACCCCAGTGCGAGATCGACAACGGCCTGGTCGTCTCGGTCAATCGGCTCATGGACGACGCGACCCTCGCGCGCCGGGCCGAGGAGGCCCTGGTCGCCGCCAATCTGCCACGCACCGTGGGCGTGCAGGTGCAGGGGGGGCTCGCGATGCTCAGGGGCAGCGTGGAGAGCAGAGATCTGGTGCGCAAGGCGCGGCTCGCCGTCGGGCACGTGCCCGGCATCAAGGACGTGCGCGAAGAGCATCTGAGCGTCGCGAGCCAGCAGACTTTCGAGCCCCTCGGCGCCGCGCGCACGGGGCGCTCGGATCTCACGGCACCCGGCGAGGATTTGTCCCTGGTCGATGCCATTTCTGGCCCGGACGTGGTCAACCGGATCGAGGAGCTCTTGGCCAACCGCATGGACCCGGCGCGCGCCGACGAGATCCGCGTGAGCGCCGATCAGGGGATCGTGCGGCTGACGGGCTTCGTGAAGACGGCCGAGGAGCTCGCCCAGGCCGAGAAGCTCGCGCGGTCGGTCTCGGGCGTGCGCGGGGTGCGCAACCTCCTGGTCTCTTTGGACGGCTCGTCGGGGTGCGACGAGGCGCTCGCCTCCGAGATCCGGCTGGGGCTCACCCCGCAGCGCGACCATGCGAGTCCCGTGGACATCAAGGTCTTCGTGGTCCAGGACACCGTCTACCTCCAGGGGGTGGTGGACTTTCCCGAGCAGATCGCCCAGGCGATCGCGATCGCGAAGCGAACCCCCGGCATCGCGCACGTCTACCCCTCGCTTCAGGTGAGCGAGCGTCACTTCCGATCCGGCGCGGGGCCGGGCCATGCGGCGGAGGACGCCCGTCGGCAGCTGATCGAGCAGGGCCTCGACTGGGACCCGAGCCGACCGGAGAGTTAA
- a CDS encoding PilZ domain-containing protein, whose amino-acid sequence MPAVGSLAVVTLDGQDVVGEVVACDQTHATVAVRIPHDVAEVFPAEGTVTWDDGRMQPWRRAQASATTVVELRLPLAALGAQEPRAEINLKRRVAVDVRSRTGGHLLASGHTQTLSRAGGKLSLKRALQSDERYRLSLYLPEGLLKLDAVIIRSDADKTLVAFRDVSPEAEAQLDRFLREGLVALRRLRQTP is encoded by the coding sequence ATGCCCGCCGTCGGATCCCTCGCGGTCGTGACCCTCGACGGTCAGGATGTGGTGGGCGAGGTCGTCGCCTGCGACCAGACCCACGCGACGGTGGCCGTCCGCATTCCCCACGACGTGGCGGAGGTCTTCCCCGCCGAGGGCACGGTGACCTGGGACGACGGCCGGATGCAGCCCTGGCGCCGCGCCCAGGCGAGTGCCACGACCGTCGTCGAGCTGCGGCTACCCCTTGCGGCGCTCGGCGCCCAGGAGCCCCGGGCCGAGATCAACCTCAAGCGCCGGGTGGCGGTGGACGTGCGGAGCCGTACCGGCGGCCACCTGCTCGCCTCCGGCCACACCCAGACCCTCTCGCGGGCAGGGGGCAAGCTCTCGCTCAAGCGGGCGCTCCAATCCGATGAGCGCTATCGCCTCTCCCTCTACCTGCCCGAAGGGCTGCTCAAGCTCGATGCGGTCATCATCCGCTCGGATGCCGACAAGACCCTCGTCGCCTTCCGGGACGTGAGCCCCGAGGCCGAGGCGCAGCTCGATCGCTTCTTGCGCGAGGGCCTCGTCGCCCTGCGCCGCCTGCGCCAGACTCCGTAA